The proteins below come from a single Argentina anserina chromosome 1, drPotAnse1.1, whole genome shotgun sequence genomic window:
- the LOC126795808 gene encoding sulfate transporter 2.1 — translation MSSSAAAGSDAEKANWVLNAPRLPGSWRESVEFSGEESQKYIFILHGSPKHFKQSTTTDASSEEKILDLEKNSSSVDMSQWVLNGPEPPGLWHELMDSVRETISYFGNKYSSLKSQPMLKSLISVQQEIFPILVWGRNYSISKFKHDLMAGLTIASLCIPQSIGYATLAKLDPQYGLYTSVVPPLIYAIMGTSREIAIGPVAVVSLLLPSMLQKLQGPGADPIAYTKLVLTATFFTGIFQAAFGIFRLGFLVDFLSHAAVVGFVAGAAIIIGLQQLKGLLGIAHFPTSTDVISVMEAVWSSFHHPWNPNNFMLGSSFLCFILISRLVGKKNKNFFWLPAIAPLLSVILSTLIVYLTRGDKHGIKIVKHIKDGLNPSSVHLLQLNSPYVGDVAKVGLIIAVVALTEAIAVGKSFSSLKGYHIDGNKEMMSMGFMNIVGSLTSSYVATGSFSRTAVNFSAGCETPMSNIVMAVTVIISLQFMTRLLYFTPTAILASIILSALPGLINVNEIYNIWKADKLDFLAFIGAFFGVLFASVEIGLLVAVAISFTKIILISIQPGTETLGKLPGTDMFCDTEQYPMAVTVPGIMIVRVKSALLCFANANFVRERIMRWITAKKAEGLKENNTKDAIQVVILDMSNLINIDTSGIATLDDLHKNLLSEGIELAIANPQWQVIHKLKLSNFVIKIGGRVFVTVAEAVSATFTGKIAITC, via the exons ATGTCCTCTTCAGCAGCTGCCGGCAGCGATGCTGAAAAGGCTAATTGGGTGCTCAACGCCCCCCGGCTGCCGGGTTCGTGGCGTGAGTCTGTAGAGTTCTCAGGTGAAGAAAGCCagaaatatatattcatcCTGCATGGTTCCCCCAAACACTTCAAACAATCAACCACTACTGATGCCTCATCTGAGGAGAAAATCCTTGACCTTGAGAAAAACAGTAGCAGTGTTGATATGTCACAATGGGTATTGAATGGTCCAGAACCCCCAGGTCTATGGCATGAGCTCATGGACTCTGTGAGGGAGACCATTTCTTACTTTGGGAACAAGTACTCATCCCTCAAGAGCCAGCCGATGCTCAAAAGCTTAATTTCAGTCCAGCAAGAGATATTTCCTATCCTTGTTTGGGGGCGTAACTATAGCATCTCGAAGTTCAAGCATGATTTAATGGCAGGTTTAACCATTGCCAGTCTCTGCATTCCTCAG AGCATTGGATATGCAACTTTAGCTAAGCTTGATCCTCAATATGGCCTTT ATACTAGTGTTGTACCACCTCTCATATATGCTATAATGGGGACTTCAAGAGAGATAGCAATTGGACCTGTAGCTGTGGTTTCACTGCTCCTGCCCTCAATGCTTCAGAAGTTGCAAGGTCCTGGTGCTGATCCAATTGCTTACACCAAGCTTGTTTTGACTGCAACTTTCTTCACTGGTATCTTTCAAGCAGCCTTCGGGATCTTCAG ATTGGGATTTCTTGTGGATTTCCTTTCCCATGCTGCAGTAGTAGGATTTGTGGCAGGAGCAGCCATTATAATTGGCCTTCAACAACTTAAAGGACTACTTGGAATTGCTCACTTTCCTACCAGTACCGATGTTATCTCTGTCATGGAAGCTGTTTGGTCCTCATTTCACCATCCT TGGAATCCTAATAATTTTATGCTTGGGTCCTCATTCCTGTGCTTCATCCTAATCTCAAGACTTGTG ggaaaaaagaacaaaaacttTTTCTGGTTGCCAGCCATTGCTCCTCTTCTATCTGTTATATTGTCAACTCTTATTGTTTATCTCACAAGGGGAGACAAGCATGGGATTAAGATTGTAAAACATATCAAAGATGGCTTGAATCCTAGCTCAGTTCATCTATTACAGCTCAATAGCCCTTATGTTGGAGATGTCGCTAAAGTTGGACTCATTATTGCAGTTGTTGCACTCACG GAAGCAATTGCAGTTGGAAAATCTTTTTCATCCCTCAAAGGGTACCACATCGatggaaacaaagaaatgatgTCAATGGGTTTCATGAACATAGTTGGATCTCTCACTTCTTCCTATGTTGCAACTG GCTCATTCTCGCGTACTGCTGTAAACTTCAGTGCCGGCTGTGAAACTCCCATGTCAAACATTGTCATGGCCGTCACGGTGATCATATCACTGCAATTTATGACCAGGCTCTTGTATTTCACTCCAACTGCAATCCTTGCTTCAATAATTCTGTCTGCTCTTCCTGGACTAATCAACGTCAATGAAATCTACAACATTTGGAAGGCGGATAAGCTTGACTTCCTAGCATTTATAGGAGCCTTCTTTGGAGTGCTGTTTGCATCAGTAGAGATAGGCCTTCTAGTCGCG GTAGCAATATCATTCACAAAGATAATACTCATCTCAATTCAACCTGGGACAGAAACTCTTGGAAAACTTCCAGGAACTGATATGTTCTGTGACACCGAACAATATCCTATGGCTGTCACAGTTCCTGGAATCATGATAGTTCGTGTCAAGTCTGCCTTGTTGTGTTTTGCAAATGCAAATTTCGTTAGAGAAAG AATTATGAGATGGATAACTGCAAAGAAAGCAGAAGGtctgaaagaaaataataccAAAGATGCCATTCAAGTGGTCATTCTTGATATGTCTA ATTTGATCAACATTGATACATCTGGAATAGCTACCTTAGACGACCTGCACAAGAATTTATTATCGGAGGGAATTGAG TTAGCAATTGCAAACCCTCAGTGGCAAGTGATTCACAAACTAAAGCTCTCCAACTTTGTGATAAAGATCGGAGGAAGGGTTTTCGTGACAGTTGCAGAAGCTGTGTCTGCAACTTTCACTGGAAAAATTGCTATCACTTGTTAA
- the LOC126795854 gene encoding protein NEN4, translated as MDNPSTSSPCRESTSTEIVFFDIETNVPNRVGQRFWVLEFGAIVVCPQKLVELDSYSTLIRPADLSAVPSRSGRSDGITKDVVANAPLFEQVADKIFSILDGRIWAGHNIQRFDCARIKEAFSDIGKPAPTPVGMIDSLGVLTEKFGRRAGNMKMSSLATYFKLGQQKHRSLEDVRMNLEVLKNCATVLFLESSLPSVLNGNWHSSPTVTTRSRSNGKLACRDETTSRKSPPTTASIGYQRAVPYAPRGSLEKVTERVKNLVCRAQGNQPLSNILKHSTSLLR; from the exons ATGGACAACCCTTCTACATCTTCACCATGCAGAGAAAGCACATCAACAGAGATTGTGTTCTTTGACATAGAAACAAATGTACCCAATAGAGTTGGACAAAGGTTCTGGGTATTAGAATTTGGAGCAATTGTTGTTTGCCCTCAGAAGCTTGTTGAGCTAGACAGCTATAGCACCCTTATTAGGCCAGCAGACTTGTCTGCTGTACCCTCAAGGTCTGGTCGAAGCGACGGAATCACTAAGGATGTTGTTGCAAATGCACCCTTGTTTGAGCAAGTTGCAGACAAGATATTCAGCATTTTAGATGGCAGAATTTGGGCAGGTCATAACATCCAAAGGTTTGATTGTGCTCGCATTAAGGAGGCGTTTTCGGACATTGGCAAGCCTGCACCTACGCCTGTTGGGATGATAGACTCTTTAGGGGTATTGACTGAGAAGTTTGGCAGAAGAGCTGGCAATATGAAG ATGTCATCATTGGCAACTTACTTCAAGCTTGGGCAGCAAAAGCACAG GAGCCTTGAAGATGTTAGGATGAACCTGGAGGTCCTCAAGAATTGTGCAACTGTGCTGTTTCTG GAATCAAGCCTTCCTAGCGTGTTAAATGGCAACTGGCATAGTTCTCCAACAGTTACAACTAGGAGTAGAAGTAATGGAAAATTGGCATGCCGAGATGAAACAACAAGCCGAAAATCTCCCCCAACAACTGCTTCCATTGGATATCAAAGAGCAGTTCCGTATGCACCAAGGGGGAGTTTGGAAAAG gTGACAGAGAGGGTAAAGAATCTAGTGTGTAGAGCACAAGGAAACCAGCCCCTCAGTAACATATTGAAGCATTCTACGTCACTACTCCGGTGA